A window from Heteronotia binoei isolate CCM8104 ecotype False Entrance Well chromosome 15, APGP_CSIRO_Hbin_v1, whole genome shotgun sequence encodes these proteins:
- the CCDC106 gene encoding coiled-coil domain-containing protein 106, which produces MSETNHHHQRSSIGRGRRGKQVKEDSETYELSIPLDEPQQMESQTQTQQQLYYGLSPPQNFDEAPEMPPPSLTLVTSMRTQLHMALERNSWLQKRIEDLEEERDFLRCQLDKFISSARLDADDHFRNKQLPRRFEVSESRNGDVTDDDSVGSWLSASPEEGGSSEHKKQKGGANRRRFIKPKVRERQRVKDVDGVLCRYKKILYTFQKLQSMSRAFEHHRVDRNTVALTTPIAELLIVAPEKLAEVGEFDSSKERLLEYSRRCFMALDDETLKKVQALKKSKLLLPITYRFKRKTDSPGPAAGNLLPSPATPPKPLLPIADCYKR; this is translated from the exons TGAAAGAAGACAGTGAAACCTATGAACTATCCATACCCCTCGATGAACCACAGCAAATGGAGTCACAAACGCAAACTCAGCAGCAGTTATATTATGGTCTGAGCCCTCCACAGAACTTTGATG AGGCACCTGAGATGCCCCCTCCCTCACTGACTCTGGTGACCAGCATGAGGACACAGCTGCACATGGCCCTGGAGAGGAACTCCTGGTTGCAGAAGCGTATCGAGGACCTGGAGGAAGAACGGGACTTCCTTCGCTGCCAGTTGGACAAGTTCATCTCCTCTGCCCGCCTGGATGCTG ATGACCACTTCCGCAACAAACAGCTCCCTCGTCGGTTTGAGGTTTCTGAGAGTCGGAATGGGGATGTGACAGATGATGACAGTGTGGGTTCTTGGCTGAGTGCCAGCCCAGAAGAGGGGGGCTCTTCAGAGCATAAGAAACAGAAAGGAGGGGCAAACCGACGGCGCTTCATCAAGCCCAAAGTCCGCGAGAGGCAAAGGG tcaaagatgtgGATGGGGTGCTGTGCCGCTACAAGAAGATCCTGTACACCTTTCAGAAGCTGCAAAGCATGAGCCGGGCCTTCGAACACCACCGAGTGGACCGTAACACCGTGGCTCTGACCACACCCATTGCTGAGCTACTCATTGTGGCTCCCGAAAAGCTGGCTGAGGTGGGAGAATTCGACTCCTCCAAGGAGCGCCTGCTTGAGTATTCCCGACGTTGCTTCATGGCCCTGGATGATGAGACACTCAAGAAGGTCcaggccctcaagaaaagcaaGCTCCTGCTGCCCATCACTTACCGCTTCAAACGGAAAACAGACTCCCCTGGCCCTGCTGCTGGCAACCTGCTGCCCTCGCCCGCCACGCCTCCCAAGCCACTTTTACCCATTGCTGATTGCTACAAGCGATGA